Proteins found in one Bacillota bacterium genomic segment:
- a CDS encoding helicase C-terminal domain-containing protein, translating to MALSRRFVAFDTETSGLDPARDRILQLGAVRWEAGGVRQRFRRLIRFDGDLPLAVLRLTGLRPEELRAASPAAEVLRDFVAFAGEDPLVAHNASFDLAFLDRALDREGFSPLPNRCYDTLELARLVDPLRASHQLGQLARAYGLELERAHDAEADAEATAHLFARLQERLGQLPAELRQTLLAWLLPTDSPVVDLLLEVVAPAAEGGAPAAARAGSSRPRVILAPEPAEGGVEELAGTAVDPGRDLVLAGGGEGSLAGRPPRPPAAEELFSAGGLLGRLEGFETRPGQAAMATAVARALDRRLHLVVEAGTGTGKSLAYLVPALLFARRQRQRVAVATHTVNLQEQLWERELPWLARHLPVPFRAALVKGRSQYVCLLRWERLTSDPSAVEERERPALARLSSWLAQTRRGDRSEAPLYGEEEQRLWSRLEVDAQACLGPECRWADRCFWFRARREAERADLLVVNHSLLLSHYAAGEQVLPPFAHAVIDEAHHLAEEAARHFGVRLSADEAEENLDRLLARRRGLLAALAALASAPAAGAGPGEAVERVRQAAEEARQAGRLVWQALAARLTGGSEGGQGGAERLPSRFWQEGAVADLAGTWRDRLRRLASELDRLAQQLAQRSLSSRQLRPETRLELEAARSETARELAALETILNADPEATVVWLEGATRRRGGRQTVTPVLAAAPFEAGPLLRRHVWENLEGAVLTSATLTVAGQFAPLLDALGLEEDDRLETLQVESPFHYREQALLAVPNDMPDLGREPEASRAVARFLEALLRRTGGRTLVLFTSHRMLRTVYFQLKPRLEAEGIELLAQGLDGSRSRLAEALRADQGSVVFGSSSFWEGVDIPGEALSCVVMVKLPFAPPTSPILAARSEACSRAGGNGFLSVAVPDAVIRFKQGFGRLIRRASDRGAVVVLDARLVDARKSYGQIFLESLPGPEVLVAPSAAVIEKVAAWLGEAAAPPAGSAAGI from the coding sequence GTGGCGCTCTCGCGTCGTTTCGTCGCCTTTGACACCGAGACCAGCGGGCTCGACCCGGCCCGGGACCGGATCCTCCAGCTCGGCGCCGTCCGCTGGGAGGCAGGCGGCGTCCGCCAGCGCTTCCGCCGCCTGATCCGCTTCGACGGCGACCTCCCCCTGGCGGTGCTCCGCCTCACCGGCCTCCGACCGGAGGAGCTGCGCGCCGCCTCCCCGGCGGCCGAGGTGCTGCGCGACTTCGTCGCCTTCGCCGGGGAGGACCCGCTGGTGGCGCACAACGCCTCCTTCGACCTCGCCTTCCTGGACCGCGCCCTGGACCGGGAAGGCTTCTCCCCGCTGCCCAACCGCTGCTACGACACGCTGGAACTGGCCCGCCTGGTCGACCCGCTCCGCGCCAGCCACCAGCTGGGCCAGCTGGCGCGGGCCTACGGCCTGGAGCTGGAGCGGGCGCACGACGCGGAGGCCGACGCCGAGGCGACGGCACACCTCTTCGCCCGCCTCCAGGAACGGCTCGGGCAGCTCCCCGCCGAGTTGCGCCAGACGCTCCTGGCCTGGCTTCTCCCCACCGACTCGCCCGTCGTGGATCTGCTCCTGGAGGTGGTGGCGCCCGCTGCGGAAGGGGGTGCTCCTGCAGCCGCCCGCGCCGGATCCTCCCGGCCCCGGGTGATCCTGGCACCCGAGCCGGCGGAAGGCGGGGTCGAAGAGCTCGCCGGGACGGCGGTCGACCCCGGGCGCGACCTGGTCCTGGCCGGTGGCGGGGAAGGGAGTCTGGCGGGACGGCCTCCCCGGCCGCCGGCTGCGGAAGAGCTCTTCAGCGCCGGCGGCCTGCTGGGACGGCTGGAGGGGTTCGAGACCCGCCCGGGACAGGCGGCCATGGCCACGGCGGTGGCCCGCGCCCTGGATCGCCGGCTGCACCTGGTGGTGGAGGCCGGCACCGGGACGGGCAAGTCGCTCGCCTACCTGGTGCCGGCGCTCCTCTTCGCCCGCCGGCAGCGGCAGCGCGTGGCGGTGGCCACCCATACGGTCAACCTCCAGGAGCAGCTCTGGGAGAGGGAGCTCCCGTGGCTGGCGCGGCACCTGCCCGTCCCCTTCCGGGCGGCGCTGGTCAAGGGACGCAGCCAGTACGTCTGCCTCCTGCGCTGGGAACGGCTGACGAGCGACCCCTCCGCGGTGGAGGAGCGCGAGCGACCGGCGCTGGCGCGCCTGAGCAGCTGGCTGGCCCAGACCCGGCGGGGGGACCGGAGCGAAGCCCCGCTCTACGGCGAGGAGGAGCAGCGCCTCTGGTCGCGCCTGGAGGTGGACGCCCAAGCCTGCCTGGGCCCGGAGTGCCGCTGGGCGGACCGCTGCTTCTGGTTCCGCGCCCGGCGCGAGGCGGAACGGGCCGACCTCCTGGTGGTCAACCACTCGCTGCTGCTCTCCCACTACGCCGCGGGCGAGCAGGTCCTGCCCCCTTTCGCGCACGCGGTGATCGACGAGGCCCACCACCTGGCCGAGGAGGCGGCGCGCCACTTCGGCGTCCGTCTCTCCGCGGACGAGGCGGAGGAGAACCTGGACCGGCTCCTGGCCCGCCGCCGCGGCCTCCTGGCCGCCCTCGCGGCGCTGGCCTCGGCACCGGCGGCAGGCGCCGGCCCGGGCGAGGCGGTGGAACGCGTCCGCCAGGCCGCGGAAGAGGCGCGCCAGGCGGGCCGGCTCGTCTGGCAGGCGCTGGCCGCTCGCCTGACCGGGGGAAGCGAGGGCGGCCAGGGCGGCGCCGAGCGGCTCCCGAGCCGCTTCTGGCAGGAAGGAGCGGTGGCGGATCTGGCCGGCACCTGGCGGGATCGCCTCCGCCGGCTGGCGTCCGAGCTCGACCGGCTGGCCCAGCAGCTGGCCCAGCGGTCCCTTTCCTCCCGTCAGCTGCGGCCCGAGACGCGCCTGGAGCTGGAGGCCGCGAGGAGCGAGACGGCACGGGAGCTGGCCGCCCTGGAGACGATCCTGAACGCCGACCCGGAGGCGACGGTGGTCTGGCTGGAGGGCGCGACCCGCCGGCGGGGCGGGCGGCAGACGGTGACGCCGGTGCTGGCCGCGGCGCCCTTCGAGGCGGGGCCGCTCCTCCGCCGGCACGTCTGGGAGAACCTGGAGGGTGCCGTCCTCACCTCGGCCACGCTGACGGTGGCGGGGCAGTTCGCTCCGCTCCTGGACGCGCTCGGTCTGGAAGAGGACGATCGCCTGGAGACGCTGCAGGTGGAGTCGCCCTTCCACTACCGCGAGCAGGCGCTCCTCGCCGTCCCCAACGACATGCCCGACCTGGGCCGGGAGCCGGAGGCCTCCCGCGCGGTGGCGCGCTTCCTGGAGGCGCTCCTCCGCCGGACCGGGGGGCGGACGCTGGTCCTTTTCACCTCGCACCGCATGCTCCGCACGGTCTATTTCCAGCTCAAGCCGCGGCTGGAGGCGGAAGGGATCGAGCTTCTCGCCCAGGGGCTGGACGGGAGCCGGAGCCGGCTGGCCGAGGCGCTCCGGGCCGACCAGGGGAGCGTCGTCTTCGGATCCAGCAGCTTCTGGGAGGGCGTGGACATCCCCGGCGAGGCGCTCAGCTGCGTGGTGATGGTGAAGCTGCCCTTCGCGCCGCCCACCTCGCCCATCCTGGCGGCGCGGAGCGAGGCGTGCAGCCGCGCGGGGGGGAACGGCTTCCTCAGCGTGGCGGTGCCGGACGCGGTCATCCGCTTCAAGCAGGGCTTCGGCCGGCTGATCCGGCGGGCCAGCGACCGGGGCGCCGTGGTGGTGCTCGATGCTCGCCTCGTGGACGCGCGCAAGAGTTATGGACAGATTTTCCTGGAATCGCTGCCGGGGCCCGAGGTGCTGGTGGCCCCGTCGGCCGCGGTGATCGAGAAGGTGGCGGCGTGGCTGGGAGAGGCAGCGGCTCCTCCGGCCGGCTCCGCCGCCGGAATCTGA
- a CDS encoding TIGR04086 family membrane protein, with amino-acid sequence MRTSDSESALTPVAILEGVAVAFLTAGLLALALTVVAHASGLSDPLLDRIGFFAGFLAPLAGGATAGRAADRMGWLHGAAVGLAYVLLLLVADWAVGSAGMGGSLLRDAGLALGLGAVGGMLGVAI; translated from the coding sequence GTGCGGACGAGCGACTCCGAGAGCGCCCTCACGCCGGTGGCGATCCTGGAGGGGGTGGCGGTCGCCTTCCTGACCGCGGGGCTGCTGGCGCTGGCGCTGACCGTGGTCGCCCACGCCAGCGGGCTGAGCGACCCGCTGCTCGACCGGATCGGTTTCTTCGCAGGCTTCCTGGCACCGCTGGCGGGGGGCGCGACGGCGGGGAGGGCGGCCGACCGGATGGGCTGGCTCCATGGTGCCGCGGTGGGCCTGGCCTACGTGCTTCTCCTCCTCGTCGCCGACTGGGCGGTGGGGAGCGCCGGCATGGGCGGCAGCCTCCTGCGCGACGCCGGGCTGGCCCTCGGCCTGGGCGCGGTGGGCGGGATGCTGGGCGTGGCGATATAG
- a CDS encoding amidohydrolase yields MDERRAAASPPLEAALAIEGATLVDPELGVVEDALLLADPARILWVGARSQAPAWRLRPAGERVGARGRFLMPGMVNAHSHAAMTLMRGYADDLSLMPWLETRIFPVEARLRPEDTYWGALLAAVEMLEAGVTAFADMYFFMEETARAVVEAGGRAVLARGMVEPGDGSGERALAEAEALFRDWHGAAGGRIRVMLGPHGVYTTTRAFLGRVAERAAALGARVHIHLSENDDENRRSQATYGKSPAEVCAETGLFQVGCLAAHCVKVSPRDIELLAEHRVGVAHNPVSNLKLASGIAPVVEMRRAGVTVGLGTDGAASTNRLEMFEEMRLASILQKVRLDDAAALPAREAFAMATLESARALGWAEEIGSLAPGKACDAVLVDPARTAALAPLFDPFSALVYAAEPAAVESVWVAGRRVVEDGHVRTVDVERLRHEVGRRAAFLTREEA; encoded by the coding sequence ATGGACGAGCGGCGAGCGGCGGCGAGCCCCCCGCTGGAGGCGGCGCTGGCCATCGAGGGCGCCACGCTGGTGGACCCGGAGCTGGGCGTGGTGGAGGACGCCCTCCTCCTGGCCGATCCCGCGCGCATCCTCTGGGTGGGGGCGCGGTCGCAGGCGCCGGCCTGGCGGCTCCGCCCGGCGGGGGAGAGGGTGGGGGCGCGGGGCCGCTTCCTGATGCCGGGGATGGTGAACGCCCACTCCCATGCCGCCATGACCCTGATGCGCGGCTACGCCGACGACCTGAGCCTGATGCCCTGGCTCGAGACGCGCATCTTCCCCGTCGAGGCGCGGCTCCGGCCGGAGGACACCTACTGGGGGGCGCTCCTGGCGGCGGTGGAGATGCTGGAGGCGGGCGTCACCGCCTTCGCCGACATGTACTTCTTCATGGAGGAGACGGCGCGGGCGGTGGTGGAGGCGGGCGGCCGCGCCGTCCTCGCCCGCGGCATGGTGGAGCCGGGCGACGGGAGCGGCGAGCGCGCGCTGGCCGAGGCGGAGGCGCTCTTCCGCGACTGGCACGGCGCGGCGGGCGGGCGCATCCGGGTGATGCTGGGCCCGCACGGCGTCTACACCACCACGCGCGCCTTCCTGGGGCGGGTGGCGGAACGGGCGGCGGCGCTGGGCGCCCGGGTCCACATCCACCTCTCGGAGAACGACGACGAGAACCGCCGGAGCCAGGCGACGTACGGGAAGAGCCCGGCGGAGGTCTGCGCCGAGACCGGCCTCTTCCAGGTGGGCTGTCTGGCGGCGCACTGCGTCAAGGTGAGCCCCCGCGACATCGAGCTCCTGGCCGAGCACCGGGTCGGCGTCGCCCACAACCCCGTCTCCAACCTGAAGCTGGCCAGCGGCATCGCCCCGGTGGTCGAGATGCGGCGGGCGGGGGTGACCGTCGGCCTGGGCACCGACGGGGCGGCCAGCACCAACCGCCTGGAGATGTTCGAGGAGATGCGCCTTGCCTCCATCCTGCAGAAGGTCCGCCTCGACGACGCCGCGGCGCTCCCCGCGCGGGAGGCGTTCGCCATGGCGACGCTGGAGAGCGCACGGGCGCTGGGCTGGGCGGAGGAGATCGGCAGCCTGGCCCCCGGCAAGGCGTGCGACGCCGTCCTGGTGGATCCGGCGCGGACGGCGGCGCTGGCACCGCTCTTCGACCCCTTCTCGGCCCTGGTCTACGCGGCCGAGCCGGCGGCGGTGGAGTCGGTCTGGGTGGCGGGGCGGAGGGTGGTGGAGGACGGCCACGTCCGGACGGTGGACGTGGAGCGCCTCCGCCACGAGGTGGGCCGGCGCGCCGCCTTCCTGACGCGGGAGGAAGCGTGA
- a CDS encoding arginine deiminase, with amino-acid sequence MQTRAGEAAGRGDRVGRLDVRSEIGRLELVMVHRPGREIENLTPERLHALLFEDIPYLPAMRREHDAFVRVLRRHGVRVLYVEELLAEVLAEAEVRRPFIRAFLRESGYPLDDPWQEEARLLADHLGELPAAELVEALVGGVRRSELPALSRRRLVDLLEPSTPFVLEPLPNLYFMRDPAAVVGGGVLVSRMASEARRRESLLLEAVVRHHPLFARGEVPRWYERDLPYPVEGGDILVLSPETVAIGMGERTGARAVETVAARLFAAGVAGRVLAVELPRHRAFMHLDTVLTVVAPRQVAVHQVVVERGLRVFTLLPGRDGRPEVARVEGLRKALEREVGGGVDLIPTGGNDPVASAREQWNDGANTLALEPGRIVAYERNEISNRELERHGVRVEVIPGGELSRGRGGPRCMTMPLRRAPL; translated from the coding sequence GTGCAAACGCGGGCGGGAGAGGCAGCCGGCAGGGGTGATCGGGTGGGCCGCCTGGACGTCCGTTCGGAGATCGGGCGGCTGGAACTGGTGATGGTCCACCGGCCGGGCCGGGAGATCGAGAACCTGACGCCCGAGCGGCTCCATGCGCTCCTTTTCGAGGACATCCCCTACCTTCCCGCCATGCGGCGGGAGCACGACGCCTTCGTCCGCGTGCTCCGGCGGCACGGCGTCCGGGTGCTGTACGTGGAGGAGCTCCTCGCCGAGGTGCTGGCGGAGGCGGAGGTGCGCCGGCCCTTCATCCGGGCGTTCCTCCGGGAGAGCGGCTACCCCCTGGACGACCCCTGGCAGGAGGAGGCGCGGCTGCTGGCGGACCATCTGGGCGAGCTGCCGGCGGCCGAGCTGGTGGAGGCGCTGGTGGGCGGCGTGCGGCGGAGCGAGCTTCCCGCCCTCTCGCGGCGGCGGCTGGTCGACCTCCTCGAGCCCTCCACCCCCTTCGTCCTCGAGCCGCTCCCCAACCTCTACTTCATGCGCGATCCGGCCGCCGTGGTGGGAGGCGGCGTGCTGGTCAGCCGGATGGCCAGCGAGGCGAGGCGCCGGGAGAGTCTCCTGCTGGAGGCGGTGGTCCGCCATCACCCGCTCTTCGCCCGGGGGGAGGTCCCCCGCTGGTACGAGCGGGACCTCCCCTACCCCGTCGAGGGTGGCGACATCCTGGTCCTCTCGCCCGAGACGGTGGCCATCGGCATGGGCGAGCGGACCGGCGCCAGGGCGGTGGAGACGGTGGCGGCCAGGCTCTTCGCCGCCGGGGTGGCGGGCAGGGTGCTGGCGGTGGAGCTTCCTCGCCACCGCGCCTTCATGCACCTGGACACGGTTCTGACCGTGGTCGCCCCGCGGCAGGTCGCTGTCCACCAAGTGGTGGTGGAGCGCGGCCTGCGCGTCTTCACGCTCCTCCCGGGCCGGGACGGCCGGCCGGAGGTGGCGCGGGTGGAGGGGCTCCGGAAGGCGCTGGAACGGGAGGTTGGCGGGGGGGTGGACCTGATCCCCACCGGCGGGAACGACCCCGTGGCCTCCGCCCGGGAGCAGTGGAACGACGGAGCGAACACGCTGGCGCTGGAGCCGGGCCGGATCGTCGCCTACGAGCGGAACGAGATCTCGAACCGGGAGCTGGAGCGCCACGGCGTCCGGGTCGAGGTGATCCCCGGCGGCGAGCTCTCGCGGGGCCGGGGCGGGCCGCGCTGCATGACCATGCCCCTGCGCCGCGCCCCGCTCTGA
- a CDS encoding histidine phosphatase family protein produces the protein MPRRRLILVRHGETVYNRSGRYQGHTDVPLSEEGRRQAVAVAERLAGLAVAAVWSSDLSRARETAETIARPHRLEVRVDPDLREMSFGAWEGLTREEIEARYGEDWRLYVEDATRHAPTGGETLAQLETRAAGALRRALADLEPPREEGERGRRRGALLLVSHGGTIKVIASHLMGWNLHQRYRLVLDNTSVSVLDVDPERPERSRLLRWNDTAHLGLGL, from the coding sequence TTGCCCCGGCGCCGCCTCATCCTGGTGCGACACGGGGAGACGGTCTACAACCGGAGCGGGCGCTACCAGGGTCACACCGACGTGCCGCTCAGCGAGGAGGGACGCCGGCAGGCGGTGGCGGTGGCGGAGCGCTTGGCGGGCCTCGCCGTGGCCGCCGTCTGGTCCTCCGACCTCTCCCGCGCCCGGGAGACGGCGGAGACCATCGCCCGCCCGCACCGGCTCGAGGTCCGGGTCGACCCGGACCTGCGCGAGATGTCCTTCGGCGCCTGGGAAGGGTTGACGCGGGAGGAGATCGAGGCCCGCTACGGCGAGGACTGGCGGCTGTACGTGGAGGACGCCACCCGCCACGCGCCCACCGGGGGCGAGACCCTGGCCCAGCTGGAGACCCGTGCCGCGGGCGCGCTGCGGCGGGCGCTGGCCGACCTGGAGCCCCCGCGCGAGGAAGGGGAGCGCGGACGGCGGAGGGGTGCGCTCCTCCTGGTCTCGCACGGCGGCACCATCAAGGTGATCGCTTCCCACCTGATGGGATGGAACCTCCACCAGCGCTACCGGCTGGTGCTGGACAACACCTCGGTCAGCGTGCTGGACGTGGATCCGGAGCGGCCGGAACGGAGCAGGCTCCTCCGCTGGAACGACACCGCCCACCTGGGCCTCGGCCTCTGA
- a CDS encoding RluA family pseudouridine synthase — MGAEWDGVTLQTFWRSGLGLSLRLFRHFKRDGAILRLRRDEEGRWERLRAPDRVGAGDRLRLLPPREESRVEPEALPLRVVWEDAALLLVQKPAGQVVHPTHGVRAGTLANAVAAHLARAGAGEGRGIHPVHRIDRVTSGLVLFARSQLAHDRLTGPGGCGLSRFYLALAQWPPAGSRPLPRLVEAPLSRQPGSARRLAGAGGRWARTRFRIMQTGEGWALLLVRPETGRIHQIRAHLAWAGCPILGDALYGAERGWPGEGSAIALHAWQLAFRHPLDGRPLRFRLPPPAAWKPWLEAAGPSGRRLLHGLRAV; from the coding sequence GTGGGAGCCGAATGGGACGGGGTCACGCTCCAGACCTTCTGGCGGAGCGGATTGGGCCTCTCGCTCCGCCTCTTCCGCCACTTCAAGCGCGACGGCGCGATCCTGCGCCTTCGCCGCGACGAGGAAGGGCGATGGGAGCGGCTGCGCGCTCCCGACCGGGTGGGCGCGGGCGACCGGCTCCGCCTGCTTCCTCCGCGCGAGGAGAGCCGGGTGGAACCGGAGGCGCTGCCCCTCCGGGTGGTCTGGGAGGATGCGGCGCTCCTGCTGGTGCAAAAGCCGGCCGGGCAGGTGGTGCACCCCACCCACGGCGTCCGCGCGGGCACGCTGGCCAACGCTGTGGCCGCCCACCTGGCGAGAGCGGGGGCGGGGGAGGGGAGGGGGATCCACCCCGTCCACCGCATCGACCGGGTGACCAGCGGTCTCGTCCTCTTCGCCCGCAGCCAGCTGGCCCACGACCGCCTGACCGGGCCGGGCGGCTGCGGTCTCAGCCGCTTCTACCTGGCCCTCGCCCAGTGGCCGCCGGCGGGGAGCCGGCCCCTTCCGCGCCTGGTCGAGGCGCCGCTCAGCCGGCAGCCGGGCTCGGCGCGCCGCCTGGCGGGAGCCGGCGGGCGGTGGGCCCGGACGCGTTTTCGTATAATGCAAACAGGGGAGGGGTGGGCGCTCCTCCTGGTCCGCCCCGAGACGGGGCGGATCCACCAGATCCGCGCCCACCTCGCCTGGGCGGGCTGCCCCATCCTGGGCGACGCGCTCTACGGGGCGGAACGCGGCTGGCCGGGCGAGGGGAGCGCCATCGCGCTCCACGCCTGGCAGCTCGCCTTCCGCCATCCGCTCGACGGCCGCCCGCTCCGCTTCCGGCTGCCCCCGCCCGCCGCCTGGAAGCCCTGGCTGGAGGCGGCGGGACCCTCAGGAAGGAGGCTTCTCCATGGACTCCGCGCAGTCTGA
- a CDS encoding adenosylhomocysteinase yields the protein MVRNPSLAPSGRRKIAWAAAHMPVLESLARELEESGELRGRRISLCLHLEAKTAHLAEVLHQAGARVSVAGSNPLSTQDDVAAALAEAGVEVFAWRGATPEEYRDFLERALAQRPELVIDDGADLVGLLHSERRDLLGGVRGGAEETTTGIQRLRALEAEGLLAFPVMATNDGLAKHLFDNRYGTGQSTWDAIMRTTNLTVAGKTAVVLGYGWCGKGVAARAAGLGARVIVCEVDPVAANEALMDGFEVMPALEAAERGDFFVTVTGMREVLRREHFERMRDGAVLANAGHFDVEISKPDLSALAVRREEARPHVESYVLADGRRLHLLAEGRLVNLAAGDGHPAEIMDLSFSLQVEAIRYVARHADELGPRLVPIPRELDERVLGRRLAALGVRIDRLTPEQEAYRRSWRV from the coding sequence ATGGTCCGCAATCCCTCGCTGGCGCCGTCCGGGCGGCGCAAGATCGCGTGGGCGGCGGCGCACATGCCCGTCCTGGAGAGCCTGGCACGGGAGCTGGAGGAGAGCGGCGAGCTGCGCGGCCGCCGGATCAGCCTCTGCCTCCACCTGGAGGCGAAGACCGCCCACCTCGCCGAGGTGCTCCACCAGGCGGGCGCGCGGGTGAGCGTGGCCGGTTCCAACCCGCTCTCCACCCAGGACGACGTGGCCGCCGCCCTGGCCGAGGCGGGGGTGGAGGTCTTCGCCTGGCGCGGCGCCACCCCGGAGGAGTACCGGGACTTCCTGGAGCGGGCGCTCGCCCAGCGGCCCGAGCTGGTCATCGACGACGGCGCCGACCTGGTCGGCCTCCTGCACAGCGAGCGGCGCGACCTCCTGGGAGGCGTCCGGGGCGGGGCGGAGGAGACCACCACCGGCATCCAGCGGCTCCGCGCCCTGGAGGCCGAGGGGCTCCTGGCCTTCCCCGTGATGGCCACCAACGACGGCCTGGCCAAGCACCTCTTCGACAACCGCTACGGCACCGGCCAGTCGACCTGGGACGCCATCATGCGCACCACCAACCTGACCGTGGCGGGGAAGACCGCCGTCGTCCTGGGCTACGGCTGGTGCGGCAAGGGCGTGGCCGCGCGGGCGGCCGGCCTGGGTGCCCGGGTGATCGTCTGCGAGGTCGACCCGGTGGCGGCCAACGAGGCGCTGATGGACGGCTTCGAGGTGATGCCGGCGCTGGAGGCGGCGGAGCGGGGCGACTTCTTCGTCACCGTCACCGGCATGCGCGAGGTGCTCCGCCGCGAGCACTTCGAGCGGATGCGCGACGGCGCCGTCCTGGCCAACGCCGGCCACTTCGACGTGGAGATCTCCAAGCCCGACCTGTCCGCCCTGGCCGTCCGCCGGGAGGAAGCGCGACCCCACGTGGAGAGCTACGTCCTGGCGGACGGCCGCCGGCTCCACCTGCTGGCGGAGGGCCGGCTGGTCAACCTGGCGGCGGGGGACGGCCACCCGGCGGAGATCATGGATCTCTCCTTCAGCCTCCAGGTGGAGGCGATCCGCTACGTGGCCCGCCACGCCGACGAGCTGGGGCCGCGGCTGGTCCCCATCCCGCGGGAGCTGGACGAGCGGGTCCTCGGCCGGCGCCTGGCTGCGCTGGGCGTCCGCATCGACCGCCTTACGCCGGAGCAGGAAGCCTATCGCCGGAGCTGGAGGGTCTAG
- a CDS encoding cupredoxin domain-containing protein — MEQRTVVTAHPYYYDPGTIRVRAGTPVRIRIKAYDQRAYGFRVEGLGLRARVPAGGDSEIRFTPESPGTYTIRNDLDCGEPCRSMRGLLIVEPRQGSGGGGRQSAGR; from the coding sequence GTGGAGCAGCGGACCGTGGTGACCGCCCATCCCTACTACTACGACCCCGGGACGATCCGGGTGCGCGCGGGCACCCCCGTCCGCATCCGGATCAAGGCCTACGACCAGCGCGCCTACGGCTTCCGCGTCGAGGGTCTGGGGCTGCGGGCCCGGGTGCCCGCGGGCGGGGACTCCGAGATCCGCTTCACCCCGGAGAGTCCCGGCACCTACACGATCCGGAACGACCTGGACTGCGGGGAGCCCTGCCGCTCCATGCGAGGCCTCCTGATCGTCGAGCCGAGGCAGGGGAGCGGAGGCGGGGGCAGGCAGTCGGCCGGACGGTAA
- a CDS encoding aldehyde dehydrogenase family protein, protein MQNLIGGRWVDATGGETFASINPANGEVVAEVPASTPEDVDRAVEAAREAYRSWRLYPAPRRAEILFRAAELMMQRKEELARAMTRDMGKVLTESRGEVQEGIDMTYYMAGEGRRLAGEVVPAESPDKFAMAQRDPIGVVAAITPWNFPFSIATWKLMPALVAGNTAVFKPASDAPLLGYLLARILEEAGLPPGVLNVVFGSGEAVGDALLRHPGVDLVSFTGSNAVGRHVARTAAEGMKRYHLELGGKNAITVLDDADLDLAVQGILWSAYGTTGQRCTAGSRVIVQRGIHDALIERLKEGARRLRLGDGLDPETEVGPLINRRAVEKTDRYVQIGQEEGAVLVTGGHPVREGELSRGFFYEPTIFDQVGPRFRIAQEEIFGPVLSVIPVDSLEEAVEVNNSVEYGLSSSIFTRDVNKAFRAMRDLTTGIVYVNAGTIGAEIQLPFGGTRGTGNGHREAGRAALEVYTEWKAIYVDYSGKLQRAQIDR, encoded by the coding sequence TTGCAGAACCTGATCGGAGGGCGGTGGGTGGACGCCACGGGCGGCGAGACCTTCGCCAGCATCAACCCCGCCAACGGCGAGGTGGTGGCCGAGGTGCCGGCCTCGACGCCCGAGGACGTGGACCGGGCCGTCGAGGCCGCCCGCGAGGCCTACCGCTCCTGGCGACTCTACCCGGCCCCGCGCCGCGCCGAGATCCTCTTCCGGGCCGCCGAGCTGATGATGCAGCGGAAGGAAGAGCTGGCGCGCGCCATGACCCGCGACATGGGGAAGGTCCTCACCGAGTCGCGCGGCGAGGTCCAGGAAGGCATCGACATGACCTACTACATGGCCGGCGAGGGCCGCCGCCTCGCCGGCGAGGTGGTGCCGGCCGAGAGCCCCGACAAGTTCGCCATGGCCCAGCGCGACCCCATCGGCGTGGTCGCCGCCATCACCCCCTGGAACTTCCCCTTCTCCATCGCCACCTGGAAGCTGATGCCCGCCCTCGTCGCCGGCAACACCGCGGTCTTCAAGCCGGCCAGCGACGCTCCGCTCCTCGGCTACCTGCTGGCCCGGATCCTGGAGGAGGCCGGCCTCCCGCCGGGGGTGCTCAACGTGGTCTTCGGCTCCGGCGAGGCGGTGGGCGACGCGCTCCTCCGCCACCCCGGCGTCGACCTGGTCTCCTTCACCGGCTCCAACGCGGTGGGCCGGCACGTGGCGCGGACCGCCGCCGAGGGGATGAAGCGCTACCACCTGGAGCTGGGCGGCAAGAACGCCATCACCGTCCTGGACGACGCCGACCTGGACCTGGCCGTGCAGGGGATCCTGTGGAGCGCCTACGGGACGACGGGCCAGCGCTGCACGGCCGGCTCGCGGGTGATCGTCCAGCGCGGCATCCACGACGCGCTCATCGAACGGCTGAAGGAGGGCGCGCGCAGGCTCCGCCTGGGCGACGGCCTCGACCCCGAGACGGAGGTGGGCCCGCTCATCAACCGGCGCGCCGTGGAGAAGACCGACCGCTACGTCCAGATCGGCCAGGAAGAGGGGGCGGTCCTGGTCACGGGCGGCCACCCGGTCCGCGAGGGGGAGCTCTCGCGTGGCTTCTTCTACGAGCCCACCATCTTCGACCAGGTGGGGCCCCGCTTCCGCATCGCGCAGGAGGAGATCTTCGGCCCGGTGCTCTCGGTCATCCCGGTGGACTCGCTGGAGGAGGCCGTCGAGGTCAACAACTCCGTGGAGTACGGGCTCTCTTCCAGCATCTTCACCCGGGACGTCAACAAGGCCTTCCGGGCCATGCGCGACCTGACCACCGGCATCGTCTACGTCAACGCCGGCACCATCGGCGCCGAGATCCAGCTGCCCTTCGGCGGCACGCGCGGGACCGGCAACGGCCACCGCGAGGCCGGCCGCGCCGCCCTGGAAGTCTACACGGAGTGGAAGGCCATCTACGTGGACTACAGCGGCAAGCTCCAGCGGGCGCAGATCGACCGCTGA
- a CDS encoding alpha/beta-type small acid-soluble spore protein — translation MARHGSRRVDNPQAEQGLDRLKYEVADELGLRDEIRRRGWERMTTQEVGKIGGGMVRRMIRFAEERLGRSR, via the coding sequence ATGGCGAGGCATGGCAGCCGTCGCGTCGACAACCCTCAAGCCGAGCAGGGGCTCGACCGGCTGAAGTACGAGGTCGCCGACGAACTGGGCCTTCGCGACGAGATCCGCCGCCGTGGGTGGGAGCGGATGACCACCCAGGAAGTGGGCAAGATCGGCGGCGGCATGGTGCGGCGCATGATCCGCTTCGCGGAGGAGCGACTCGGCCGGTCGAGGTAA